The proteins below are encoded in one region of Pseudomonas sp. SCB32:
- a CDS encoding DNA-3-methyladenine glycosylase I has protein sequence MRDYQWLYEYCLNRFGSVEALEARLPQPRSPNELAAVGDDRYLSLISLRIFRAGLKHSLVDAKWPAFEEVFFGFDPQKVVLMGGERLENLMQDARLIRHLGKLKSVPRNAQMVLDIAREHGSFGKLLADWPVTDIVGLWKLLAKRGNQLGGLSAPRFLRMAAKDTFIPTDDMVAALKAQEIIDKAPTSQKDLALVQAAFNQWHAESGRPLCQLSVMLAHTVNH, from the coding sequence ATGCGCGATTACCAGTGGCTGTACGAGTACTGCCTGAACCGCTTCGGTTCGGTCGAGGCGCTGGAAGCTCGGCTGCCTCAGCCCCGGTCGCCGAACGAGCTGGCGGCGGTGGGCGATGACCGCTACCTGTCGCTGATCAGCCTGCGCATCTTCCGCGCGGGCCTCAAGCACAGCTTGGTGGATGCCAAGTGGCCGGCCTTCGAAGAGGTGTTCTTCGGTTTCGATCCGCAGAAGGTCGTGCTGATGGGGGGCGAGCGCCTGGAAAACCTGATGCAGGACGCCCGGTTGATCCGCCACCTGGGCAAGCTCAAGAGCGTGCCCCGTAATGCCCAGATGGTCCTCGATATTGCCCGTGAGCACGGCAGCTTCGGCAAGCTGCTGGCGGACTGGCCGGTGACTGATATCGTCGGCCTGTGGAAGCTCCTGGCCAAGCGCGGTAACCAGTTGGGCGGACTGTCGGCGCCGCGTTTCCTGCGGATGGCCGCCAAGGACACTTTCATTCCCACCGATGACATGGTCGCCGCGCTGAAGGCGCAGGAGATCATCGACAAGGCGCCCACCAGCCAGAAAGACCTGGCACTGGTGCAGGCGGCCTTCAACCAGTGGCACGCAGAAAGCGGCCGGCCTCTGTGCCAGCTCTCTGTCATGCTGGCGCACACGGTCAACCACTGA
- a CDS encoding NAD-dependent deacylase encodes MDSAIERTGAALARAERILVITGAGVSADSGMPTYRGLGGLYNGRTEEGLPIEAALSGPMLRDNPALCWKYLAELGRACLNAQPNAGHDAIAELQRRKPECWVLTQNIDGFHRRAGSPLERLIEIHGELAPLYCQSCGQESAGLVEHLDGPLPPKCVRCGGVLRPPVVLFEEMLPEAAIDTLYAQLRKGFDAVLLVGTTASFPYIIEPVMRTRAAGGFTAEVNPGLTDLSSVVAERMVGRALDIMPRLLSHIPR; translated from the coding sequence ATGGATTCGGCGATCGAACGTACCGGCGCGGCACTGGCCCGCGCCGAACGTATCCTGGTGATCACCGGCGCTGGCGTCTCCGCCGACTCCGGCATGCCCACCTATCGTGGCCTCGGCGGTCTCTACAACGGTCGTACGGAAGAAGGGCTGCCCATCGAGGCGGCGCTTTCCGGGCCGATGCTGCGCGATAACCCGGCGCTGTGCTGGAAGTACCTGGCCGAGCTGGGGCGAGCCTGCCTGAACGCACAGCCCAACGCCGGCCATGACGCCATTGCTGAATTGCAGCGGCGCAAGCCGGAGTGCTGGGTGCTGACGCAGAACATCGATGGCTTCCACCGCCGCGCGGGCTCGCCGCTGGAGCGGCTGATCGAGATCCATGGCGAGCTGGCCCCGCTGTACTGCCAATCTTGCGGTCAGGAAAGCGCCGGGCTGGTCGAGCACCTGGATGGTCCGCTGCCGCCGAAATGTGTGCGCTGCGGCGGCGTGTTGCGTCCGCCGGTGGTGCTGTTCGAGGAGATGCTGCCGGAAGCGGCGATCGACACGCTCTATGCGCAGCTGCGCAAGGGATTCGATGCCGTATTGCTGGTGGGGACTACCGCGAGCTTCCCCTACATCATCGAGCCGGTGATGCGTACCAGGGCCGCCGGAGGCTTTACCGCCGAGGTAAATCCGGGGCTGACTGACCTGAGTTCAGTGGTCGCAGAAAGAATGGTGGGTCGAGCCTTAGACATTATGCCGCGCCTGTTGAGTCACATTCCGCGATAA